Below is a genomic region from Sander vitreus isolate 19-12246 chromosome 15, sanVit1, whole genome shotgun sequence.
ACTGAGATCGCATCACAAAATTCTGTAAGTATGATTATGTCTACTTACATATGTATGCTAGGTAATATTGGTATTTTACTGTGCTCATTGGATTGCTTTATCAGGGCACTGTTGCTCTGTCAGTAGCTTAACTGTGGTTTAAGGCAGggttcttcaacgttttttaagccaaggacccctgaactgaaagagagacggagcagagaCCCcctactatacagtatatatcgtataaaatgaagttgcattataaactgggcctacaataaagtgtagggtggcctaaagctttaatacatgcctttttagtgcatagaatactaagctattaaaaaaagaatgtggcacagtgaatcctcaggatgaactgtatctgtggatggctaccagTGATTTCCTTGCCTATAGGCCAGTAATAAGCCTATTatcaatgacttttttttcacaaatacgctgatttatatttgctaataatttgTTGGATATTGGGAAAATGTTTACTTTCAAAATTTGAGAAGAAACTCCCTTTACTCATTTTCCCGATGATGGTCTAGTACTGAAACGTTGCCTGCTTattatacaatacattttttgcaagttagacagacTTTTTGACTTACTTTTCCCCCTCCGATGCACCTGTCTCATGTTGTAGATGTGCAAAGTatacccccaaaaaaaaccatTTACCATGTTGATGTTTTGTACAGCTATTGCCAGTTTAACAGGATTTTGTAAAACTGCACACATATTTGTTACAATGCAGATGACCAGCAGATATCAACCTTCACAACTAGACACATTCCAACTTTTTTGGTGTTGACAGGAAGGTTAACACCAGATATTGTAGTGTACTGCTTCCCTGTTGCTGAGAAACATAAGATGGCTATGGCATTCTGttctacacatgcacacatcacTTGAGGACAAACACACATTGACCTTGCTTTCTGTTTTAGAGGAATAAGtgaatctacacacacacacacggatagtAGCACCTTTTTCCCTCTTGTTTTGCAGTAGTAATGGATGTGCTTCACAGCTCCGGTTTGAGCAGCACATACTACCTGCAGACCCACTTCAGCCACAGCCAGGGCTACTTCCTTTCAGTCTCCAAGGCAACAGACCTACGCAACACCTTCTTCCTGTTGTTCCCCATATGGTTTTATGTACAGCAAGCTGATGCCATCAGACTGGTGTGGGTGGCAGTGGTGGGAGACTGGCTCAACCTGATGCTGAAATGGTGagtggtgatgatggtgatgatgatgatagtgaTGGTGATGacgatgttgatgatgatggtgatgaagatgatggtggtgataatgatgatgatggtgatgatgatggtggtggtgatgatgatgatggtatgATGGTGAtagtgatggtgatgatgatgatgatgatagtgatggtgatgatggtgttgatgataatgatgatgatgatgatgatggtgatgatgatagtggtgatgatgatggtgatgatgatggtgatgatgatagtggtgatgatgatgatggtggtggtgatgatgatgataatgttgATGCAGGTTGCATTATATTTACAAAGTGATTCCATGACGATATTTTTATTAAGGCTTCTGTTTGGAGAGCGTCCCTATTGGTGGATTCAGGAGACGGGTTACTATGGCAACACCTCCCAGCCAATGATAGAGCAGTTCCCCATGACCTGTGAGACTGGGCCAGGTAGGACCACACCTTAGGGCTACATGTGTGAGTTCATTCAGTGTCAACTTTGGTCTGTCTCTTAAAAGCTGACTTCCTCCCCCGACAGGAAGTCCGTCGGGTCATGCCATGGGGGCTGCGGCGGTCTACTACACCATGATGTCATCACTCCTCGCCACAGTGCTGAAGAAAGAAGGACATCAAATCAGGAAATGGTAATATCAACCTCACCTGTATTCACTGTAGAGTCGCTCTGTGCAACGCGTCAGAGCAGCAACATGTGTTTCTGTCCTCcaggtgtgtgcgtgtctcacTGTGGACACTGTTCTGGTGCGTGCAGCTGTGCGTGTGCCTCTCCAGGGTCTTTGTCGCTGCTCACTTCCCACATCAGGTCATCGCAGGTGTTTTCATAGGTACGGACAGAGCACATGCTGCGTTCAAGTCATAGTGAAAAAAACGTAAatcttaaattaaaataaatctcaAATAGATGATTAACTGCCATTGCTATTAACTCTAACTAACTGTTGCCTCCAGCAAACATGTCAGAGCCTGCCAACATTATCACTTGTCCTGCTACGAAGCtggaagctgtttttttcccccagaaagCCGCTTGTAAATCTTACAGTAAATGACGGGAATGCAGAACAAGTATTACTTTGTACATTTCTGTATCTACTAACGCTAACATGCCCCACAATGAGAATGCTGACATGcgtcatcttagtttagcatgatAACATTTGCTAATCAGCACTACAAACAATGTACCAAACCAAACATAacataaaccaaagtactggACACGTTACAAATTGGACCTGtaattacaatttaaaaactGCCACAAATGTAAATGATGACATATTTAGTCAGAATTATGATAATAGTCAAAATGTTGATTTCCCAAATCAAACTTATGAGATACTAAATCTTAATTCTGATTTATGATGAGACGCTAACTACTAATGATCAGATTCTATGCTtactttttaagtaaaaaataatggtaTTGTAAGCTTCTAAGATCTACAATTATCAGATGCTAAGTCATACAATAATCATGAGATATTTAAGCAAATATGACCTCTAAAATCCAAATGAGATAAGTCAAAATGATGAGCTAATATTGACATGAGAAGTAAAAATGATGGTATAGTAAATCAAAATCATGAgatacaaatttaaaaatagcaatcattcattttttttgtcatggtgGCAGTATGCTCTATCATGGTTTTTACTgaaatagtcatacattttgGCACGCCTGACATTTTTTTCCTGGcagaaatgggcttccataTTAAATCCTGTCTCCCCTCTCGGATTGGCTTTTAAATAAGAATTAGCCTTATTGCGTGACCATTGTTAAGCAGTGTCATCAAAACAGGTTGTACAAGGTTTAAAATCAAAGTGTAATTACAAATGGTTAAttacataaaaaaagacaaaaagttgAAGTTCAaagattgaaataaaaaaagttttcctCTCAGGTATCCTGGTGGCAGAAGCTCTCAGCCGGACTCAGCGGATCTACAAGGCCGGCCTGTGTTCTTACCTCCTCACTTCcctgctcctcctctccctgGCTCTCCTCCTTTACCTGTGCCTCCAGCTGGTAGGCATCGACCTCCTCTGGAGTGTGGAGAAAGCGCGGTGCTGGTGCCACCGAGCGGAGTGGGTCAGCGTGGACACCAGCCCCTTGGCCAGCTTGTTCAGAAACACTGGGACTCTGTTGGGCCTGGGCCTGGGGCTCCACTCCCCTCTGCATGCAGTGGTGGGCAGGGGGTCTGAGGGCGCCATCTACAGATCCATCTGTTTGAGTGCAACGCTGGTGCTGCTGCAGTTATTTGACTCTGCTTTTAGGCCCCCTGTCCACAGTGGAGCTCTATTCTACCTGCTGTCGTTCTGTAAAAGTGCCACGGTGCCTCTGGCTACTGTGGCTGTCGTTCCCTACTGTGTCACTGCAGCCTTGGGATACAAAGGGAAGAAACTGCTTTGAGTCGGGTGGCCTTACAAACATGTACTGTTGGCCAGTGGTGGAAcgtaactacatttactcaagtactgtacttcagtacaaatgttgaggtacttgtactttacttgagtctttttcttttcatgccactttctacttctactccgctacatttcagagagaaatattgtactttttactccactacattcatctgacagctttagttactagttactttacacattaaattattaacacacaaaacacatgtagtttataaaatctgatgttttattataaatgaaactagccaacaatataacaagtccagctgaaatgattagaccattgaACACTAAGTGGATTGATACAACTGTTTTGaatgtttccagtttctaaaatatgaggatttttctgcattgagtacttttacttgtaatactttgtTACAgtttctcactcccatctcgtaaagtacggacgcttggtcaggtgcctttgtcgttcttattgacgctaaaagactcctttagcgctttaactaaacgtgcttggtcgggactattggcgtcccttttgacacagttatgttaaggaaaaggtcgtgggtgggcttacgtttccgtgacacgcgggaataacgacacggttaaagaagaaagcgactttaggaaacgtgacaagtGGGACACAAACCGCCCTGCGCGGAATTtcctccttacatactactcgctaaaccccgtgtagctgctgctctgcccggtacgttatacaaacacgctgaaggacaccttttttgtctcttcagacgctgacagctgctgtccaaacgtccgtattttacgagttcggagtgagaacttTAAACTTTGTactttaaagtgatggttcagagtaatttcaccctaggctgctttgcacattgacctcgagccaaacaaccccccataagcttttgtCCCTTATTATAACGTTGGttgagttagcgttatcagctggttagcttagtgcaggcgttaatggatccacgtttgtatctcgtaaattaccccactaataatgcccggaatgataccaaacttctacagtagtacaaataggttcTGTACTAATAAAACGAGGCaatagaaagtttgtaactacaccagaagtatatttaaatatcacttgcctgatggatactCCTCTTGGCAGCTACAGCGCTATCGCGCAGTACTTACATACTACTACAacatacttctggtgtagttacaaactttctattgcctcgttttataagtacagaaactatttgtactaccgtagaagtttggtatcattccgggcattattagtggggtaatttacgagaaacaaacgtggatccattagcgcctgcactaagctaaccagctgataacgctaactcaaCCAACGTTATaataagggaaaaaagcttatgggggggattgtttggctcgaggtcaatgtgcaaagcagcctagtgAAATTACTCCTAGCCatcactttaagtacatttcactgatgatacttacatacttttacttaaataacattttcaacgCAGCAGACTTTTACTTTAGTAGTACATagtatttgtacagtgtggtattagtactttaaagatctgaatacttcttccaccactgcacctgcccattgcacatgctatactgtatatttctttTGCACATTCTGTACTCAATCCATTCAGCCTTTattcttatgttaaacagctatgtatttgtttctgtatttattgtttatttcaaataata
It encodes:
- the LOC144529931 gene encoding glucose-6-phosphatase catalytic subunit 1-like, producing MDVLHSSGLSSTYYLQTHFSHSQGYFLSVSKATDLRNTFFLLFPIWFYVQQADAIRLVWVAVVGDWLNLMLKWLLFGERPYWWIQETGYYGNTSQPMIEQFPMTCETGPGSPSGHAMGAAAVYYTMMSSLLATVLKKEGHQIRKWCVRVSLWTLFWCVQLCVCLSRVFVAAHFPHQVIAGVFIGILVAEALSRTQRIYKAGLCSYLLTSLLLLSLALLLYLCLQLVGIDLLWSVEKARCWCHRAEWVSVDTSPLASLFRNTGTLLGLGLGLHSPLHAVVGRGSEGAIYRSICLSATLVLLQLFDSAFRPPVHSGALFYLLSFCKSATVPLATVAVVPYCVTAALGYKGKKLL